The genomic DNA CCGGCTCGCCGGGTATTTGAAAATCGTCGTCTACATTAAAGCGGTAGTCACGGGTGATGGTGCCGTTGATGGGTCCATAGACGTCGACAATACCAGGCTGCTCCTTGAGCCAGGCGGTGGCTTTCAACAGTGCCTGGGCGCCAGCGGCAACAGTGGTGCAGGCAAAGAATCCTACCAGCCCTTTGCCAGGCAGCCGCTTGTCTATCATGGCCATCACGTGGGCCGATCCATCTGGCCCATCAACCCGGAAAGGTTTGGCAACAATGTGTTTCCAGAGTGGGTTGTCTGGTCGAAAATAGTGTTGCCAGATAGCGATTGCCTCAGCCTGAATCTGCTGGTTATGGGATTCTTGGGTGATAGCCGTCAGGTGCTTCAGGCTAGATTTTAGGAACGTTGGTTGGGACATTTATCGTATAGCCAGCCATAAAAATACTGCAGCATAGGCCAGCTCTAGCTGGGCCAAGAACGGATGGGGTTTTCTGACCAGCCGTGACGACACCATGAGCGGGATCATAATAATCAGCCAGATCACTGATAGCTTGGCACCCAACAACAGCGCCACCAGTAGGGCATATTTGCTAAAGAGTACCGGCATTCCCCGGTAGTATCGGCCATCGGTCTCGACGTATCCGGCTACCGTGAATCTGCTCAGCCGCAGCAGCCCAAAAACACAGTACACCGTGGTGACGACCATGGACCACCAGGCCCATCCGGTCTGTATGTTTATGACCAATGCCGGGAACAGTACCCAGCCCATCACGTCATACAGAGAATCCAGCACGGCACCATACGGGGACCCGCCGTATTTGCGGGCAACCATGCCGTCTACATAGTCCAAGAACATAGATACAAACGCGAGCGAAATAGCCAGCTCGGTACGGCCATTCCACAGCAGCGCAAAGGCATTTACCGCACAAGCAATAGCCAGGGCGGTCACATAATCTGCCCTAGAGAGTTGCCGTAGTAGGTGTTTTTCGGGTGCTGGTTTCTTGGTCATAGTATTTCTACGGCTCCTTTTGCGGCATTGATAGACACGGTTGTGCCTGTTTTGAGGTGCCGAGTGGCATCTTTGACGCCAATTATACTCGGTATGCCCAGCTCGCGCGTGACAATTGCAGCATGAGACAAAATGCCTCCGTGCTCTACCACCAGCCCCTTGGCTAGGGCAATCAAGGGCGTCCAGCCTGGGTCGGTATGCGAAACAACCAAAATATCAAATGGCTCTGTGGGGATGATGGGCTTGTCTAGTACTATCACTTTTCCCGTGACACTGCCTGGTGAACAGATAGTACCAGGCAGTGTTTTGGCAGCTTTGCCGGAC from Verrucomicrobiia bacterium includes the following:
- a CDS encoding CDP-alcohol phosphatidyltransferase family protein; this encodes MTKKPAPEKHLLRQLSRADYVTALAIACAVNAFALLWNGRTELAISLAFVSMFLDYVDGMVARKYGGSPYGAVLDSLYDVMGWVLFPALVINIQTGWAWWSMVVTTVYCVFGLLRLSRFTVAGYVETDGRYYRGMPVLFSKYALLVALLLGAKLSVIWLIIMIPLMVSSRLVRKPHPFLAQLELAYAAVFLWLAIR